Proteins encoded by one window of Desulfovibrio ferrophilus:
- the cobT gene encoding nicotinate-nucleotide--dimethylbenzimidazole phosphoribosyltransferase, with translation MRNRLDQAINAITPLDATLEPAARAHLDDLTKPKGSLGLLEDYAARLTLIAEGGAPGIDPARIYTIAGDHGVAKTGVSLFPQEVTRQMVANFLTGGAGINVLAKTGNIDVKVVDAGSAGGPYDEHPGLIQMKVAEGTENIAEGPAMTEEQCLQALLNGIELADKAAAEGLRALGTGEMGIANTTPSTALYCAYFDISPAEMTGPGTGLPAEGVSAKREIIRKALEVNAEAIDSQDPLRILTALGGYEIATLAGLIIGAAKNRLAVVVDGFISTAAFAAAWKLCPTVSDYAFFSHASAEPGHVKAVQAMQARPMLDLGLRLGEGTGAAIALYLLRCAANIYNDMATFSQAGVDAGSN, from the coding sequence CTGCGCAACCGCCTGGATCAGGCCATCAATGCCATCACCCCCCTCGACGCCACGCTGGAACCTGCCGCCCGCGCCCACCTGGACGACCTGACCAAGCCCAAAGGCAGCCTCGGACTGCTGGAAGACTACGCTGCCAGGCTGACCCTGATTGCCGAGGGTGGCGCTCCCGGCATTGATCCGGCCCGCATCTATACCATTGCCGGAGACCATGGCGTGGCCAAGACCGGGGTCAGCCTGTTTCCGCAGGAAGTCACCCGCCAGATGGTGGCCAATTTCCTGACCGGAGGCGCGGGCATCAACGTCCTGGCCAAGACCGGCAACATCGACGTCAAGGTCGTGGACGCAGGCAGCGCCGGTGGCCCCTATGACGAGCACCCCGGGCTGATCCAGATGAAGGTGGCCGAAGGCACCGAGAACATTGCAGAAGGTCCGGCCATGACGGAAGAGCAGTGCCTGCAAGCACTGTTGAACGGCATCGAACTGGCCGACAAGGCCGCTGCCGAGGGTCTGCGCGCTCTGGGCACCGGTGAGATGGGCATTGCCAACACCACCCCGTCCACGGCTCTGTATTGCGCCTATTTCGATATATCCCCAGCCGAGATGACCGGGCCCGGCACAGGCCTACCCGCCGAGGGTGTGAGCGCCAAACGCGAGATCATCAGGAAGGCCCTGGAAGTCAACGCCGAGGCCATCGACAGCCAGGACCCCCTGCGCATCCTGACTGCCCTGGGTGGATATGAAATTGCCACCCTGGCAGGCCTGATCATCGGCGCCGCCAAGAACCGGTTGGCCGTGGTCGTGGACGGCTTCATCTCCACCGCTGCCTTTGCCGCCGCCTGGAAACTCTGCCCCACGGTAAGCGACTACGCCTTCTTCAGCCACGCCTCGGCCGAACCCGGCCACGTCAAGGCCGTACAGGCCATGCAGGCCCGGCCCATGCTGGACCTGGGACTGCGCCTGGGCGAAGGTACCGGAGCGGCCATTGCCCTGTACCTGCTGCGTTGCGCTGCCAACATCTACAACGACATGGCGACCTTCTCCCAGGCCGGTGTCGACGCAGGCAGCAACTAA
- a CDS encoding AzlC family ABC transporter permease has protein sequence MNASPQHPMTFDVQGLRAGAIKTLPVAMGVAIYGLVYGMLAGQSGMTPGEVTAMSALVFAGASQFVALDLWIDPLPVGALIVMAFIVNLRHVLMGAAIQPWFSRLSPLQAYGSMYFMVDESWALTIKDFADGHRRGAFMLGSGLVLFATWLSASLGGLLAGSMVPDPTRYGLDFAFTAAFIALLAGLWRGKSDLPIWIAAAVVAIIGSLLLPGKWYILAGGLAGGLTGALRHD, from the coding sequence GTGAATGCATCTCCCCAGCATCCCATGACCTTTGATGTGCAAGGCCTGCGCGCCGGAGCCATCAAGACCCTGCCCGTAGCCATGGGGGTGGCGATCTACGGGCTGGTCTACGGCATGCTGGCAGGCCAGTCAGGCATGACCCCCGGCGAGGTCACGGCCATGAGTGCACTGGTCTTTGCCGGCGCCTCGCAGTTCGTGGCACTGGACCTGTGGATCGATCCTCTGCCCGTGGGGGCACTCATCGTCATGGCCTTCATTGTCAATCTGCGCCATGTGCTCATGGGCGCAGCCATACAGCCATGGTTCTCGCGGCTATCGCCGCTTCAGGCCTATGGCAGCATGTATTTCATGGTGGACGAGAGTTGGGCATTGACCATCAAGGATTTTGCAGATGGTCATCGCCGTGGAGCCTTCATGCTCGGCTCCGGGCTGGTGCTGTTCGCCACCTGGCTCTCGGCTTCGCTTGGGGGACTGCTGGCCGGATCCATGGTGCCCGACCCGACACGCTACGGTTTGGACTTCGCCTTCACAGCCGCGTTCATTGCGCTACTGGCAGGACTATGGCGGGGCAAATCCGACCTGCCCATCTGGATCGCAGCGGCCGTGGTGGCAATTATCGGATCGCTGCTGCTGCCGGGCAAATGGTACATCCTTGCTGGCGGATTGGCTGGGGGGCTGACAGGAGCCTTGCGCCATGACTGA
- a CDS encoding TRAP transporter large permease, which translates to MSIVLMLVFFVMLVTGLPLFAAMLTTAFAGFAYVGDFSQFRLMIQQFYGGMEPFSLLAIPYFILAGELMGCSGLTPRLLRFAEALVGHLKGGLGYVTVVASIIFAGVNGSAAADASAVGSIMIPAMKKGGYPDSYAAGLTAGSSLIGPIIPPSIFMILFGAMTKTNVGALFMAGVVPGILLGVAFMIMHRVNAGRLNLPRVNTRFSTMGLLKASCGAITALIAPGIIIGGILFGFMTPTESGAVASLYVLLVGFLWTRELDMKGVLKALSNTVRLTSVIFVVIGAATIVGWILSSEQVPQAMAPVVLKYATTPSMVLLLISVIIFVVGMFMEEIAALVLLTPVFSPLAMAAGIDPLHFGIVMTLNITIALITPPMGACVYIVSSVGSVPLEKMFKHIWPFVLVALACQLMLIFVPSISLWLPRMLGY; encoded by the coding sequence ATGAGCATTGTTCTGATGCTAGTCTTCTTCGTCATGCTCGTGACCGGTTTGCCACTATTCGCCGCTATGCTGACCACGGCTTTTGCCGGGTTTGCCTATGTGGGTGATTTCTCGCAGTTCCGGCTCATGATTCAGCAGTTCTATGGGGGAATGGAGCCTTTTTCCCTGTTGGCCATTCCTTATTTCATTCTGGCTGGCGAACTCATGGGCTGTTCGGGGCTGACCCCCCGGCTGTTGCGTTTTGCCGAAGCCCTGGTGGGGCACCTGAAGGGTGGATTGGGGTATGTCACTGTGGTGGCCAGCATCATCTTCGCGGGTGTCAACGGTTCTGCCGCAGCCGATGCTTCGGCTGTGGGGTCCATCATGATCCCGGCCATGAAGAAAGGTGGCTATCCCGATTCCTACGCTGCGGGTCTGACCGCGGGCAGTTCACTCATTGGACCCATCATCCCGCCCAGTATCTTCATGATCCTGTTCGGCGCCATGACCAAGACCAATGTGGGCGCCCTGTTCATGGCTGGCGTGGTCCCCGGCATCCTGTTGGGCGTGGCTTTCATGATTATGCACCGCGTCAATGCGGGGCGCCTGAATCTGCCGCGCGTGAATACCCGCTTTTCCACCATGGGTCTGCTCAAGGCCAGTTGTGGTGCGATTACCGCCCTCATTGCTCCCGGTATCATTATCGGCGGCATCCTCTTTGGCTTCATGACTCCTACCGAGTCAGGAGCCGTGGCTAGCTTGTATGTGCTGCTGGTGGGTTTCCTGTGGACCCGTGAGTTGGATATGAAGGGCGTGCTCAAGGCCCTGTCCAACACCGTGCGCCTGACCAGTGTCATCTTCGTGGTCATTGGCGCAGCGACCATTGTGGGCTGGATTCTCTCTTCGGAGCAGGTGCCTCAGGCCATGGCTCCCGTGGTTTTGAAATATGCGACAACCCCGTCCATGGTGCTGCTGCTGATCAGTGTGATCATCTTCGTGGTGGGCATGTTCATGGAGGAAATCGCGGCCCTGGTGCTGTTGACTCCGGTGTTCAGTCCTCTGGCCATGGCCGCAGGCATTGACCCGTTGCACTTCGGCATCGTCATGACCCTGAATATCACCATCGCGTTGATTACGCCGCCCATGGGCGCATGCGTCTACATCGTTTCTTCGGTGGGCAGCGTGCCTCTGGAGAAGATGTTCAAACATATATGGCCGTTCGTCCTCGTGGCGCTGGCCTGCCAACTGATGCTTATCTTCGTGCCGTCCATCTCGCTGTGGCTGCCACGCATGCTCGGTTATTAG
- the dctP gene encoding TRAP transporter substrate-binding protein DctP produces the protein MKRFAMILLLVLTLPASALAATSIKMSYNGPPSGDDNAVHAFATTFKSLVEKSTNGDIEIKLFPNSQLGNEEQRMEQTMSGPVINVASYGGMQTVFPEMFATNIPFLFDSYKAAHIFFDGGAFMEKAVKTLRERTGIELLEVVEEGGFLAFTGNKPIHSPADFKGLTYRAMDTSQVAMYEAFGAAGTPIPWTEVYLALKTGVADGQMNPPTYIIMGSLYEVQKHLCLANVQYSDQFLLMNGELLDSLPAVQQKALRQAAREANAKTREFVESQVDQRVEFLASNGMTVYTPTAAELAEFKALGSPSYVEWLKAQVAQEWIDLALSEAKKANHEAK, from the coding sequence ATGAAACGCTTCGCCATGATCCTTTTGCTGGTCCTGACCCTCCCGGCCAGTGCCCTGGCCGCAACATCCATCAAGATGAGCTACAATGGGCCACCCAGCGGGGATGACAACGCAGTGCATGCCTTTGCCACCACGTTCAAATCTCTGGTGGAAAAGAGCACCAATGGCGACATCGAGATCAAGCTTTTCCCCAACAGCCAGTTGGGCAACGAAGAGCAGCGCATGGAACAGACCATGAGCGGTCCGGTGATCAACGTCGCTTCCTACGGTGGGATGCAGACCGTGTTCCCCGAAATGTTTGCCACCAATATTCCGTTCCTGTTCGATAGCTACAAGGCCGCACACATCTTCTTTGATGGTGGCGCGTTCATGGAAAAGGCCGTCAAGACCCTGCGCGAGCGTACCGGCATCGAGCTGCTTGAAGTGGTTGAAGAGGGTGGTTTCCTGGCCTTTACCGGCAACAAGCCCATCCATTCCCCCGCGGACTTCAAGGGCCTGACCTACCGTGCCATGGATACCAGTCAGGTGGCCATGTACGAGGCTTTTGGCGCCGCTGGTACTCCCATCCCCTGGACCGAGGTTTACCTTGCCCTCAAGACCGGCGTTGCCGATGGTCAGATGAATCCTCCTACCTACATCATCATGGGGAGCCTCTATGAGGTGCAGAAGCATCTCTGTCTGGCCAATGTGCAGTACTCCGACCAGTTCCTGCTCATGAACGGCGAGCTGCTGGATTCTCTTCCTGCCGTACAGCAGAAGGCTCTGCGTCAGGCCGCCCGCGAGGCCAATGCCAAGACCCGTGAATTTGTGGAATCTCAGGTTGATCAGCGTGTGGAATTCCTGGCTTCCAATGGCATGACTGTATACACCCCCACCGCTGCCGAATTGGCCGAGTTCAAGGCCTTGGGCAGCCCTTCCTATGTTGAATGGCTGAAGGCGCAGGTTGCGCAGGAGTGGATTGACCTGGCCCTGTCCGAGGCCAAGAAGGCTAACCACGAGGCCAAGTAA
- a CDS encoding Hsp20/alpha crystallin family protein, translating to MAKYDDNPWIRLEELAQGTGRIAEGLSGGVDSHGRMQLRQPVANVLETADGFVIEVELPGVRQEDVTVELTGNKLAVIGEVHLEKDVDGGVFHIMERSNGPFGRRFVLPQGLDGDHVNAVFAHGLLTLTVPKKIKDMKKTIRIEISE from the coding sequence ATGGCCAAGTACGACGACAACCCATGGATACGGCTTGAAGAACTTGCTCAGGGCACGGGCAGGATTGCTGAGGGCCTGTCGGGCGGAGTGGATTCCCATGGCAGGATGCAACTTCGGCAGCCCGTAGCCAATGTGCTGGAGACTGCCGATGGTTTTGTCATCGAGGTGGAGTTGCCCGGGGTTCGCCAGGAAGATGTGACCGTGGAGCTGACCGGCAACAAGCTGGCTGTCATCGGCGAGGTGCATCTGGAAAAGGATGTTGATGGTGGCGTCTTCCATATCATGGAGCGAAGCAATGGCCCGTTCGGCAGGCGTTTTGTGCTGCCTCAGGGTCTGGATGGCGACCATGTGAACGCCGTGTTCGCCCATGGCCTGCTGACCCTTACCGTGCCCAAGAAGATCAAGGATATGAAGAAAACAATCAGGATCGAGATTTCCGAATAG
- a CDS encoding TRAP transporter small permease produces the protein MSPFASLCKKASDVLERLCLIGAGVLLVVNLADVMLGVFGRFYRPPMWTMDLAKITLVWMVMLAAAPALKRGEHMAIEIIVNKLPENMRWLVIWLRRIVFVCVLGAMIILGFQYAYKLRMLTIMTLGIKKAIPLLAIPVGMSLMLLEYTLGQFIPPGAPENENLEGGTS, from the coding sequence ATGAGTCCATTTGCCTCCTTATGTAAGAAGGCTTCTGACGTATTGGAGCGCCTCTGCCTGATCGGGGCAGGGGTGCTCCTCGTCGTCAATCTGGCCGATGTCATGCTCGGGGTCTTCGGCAGGTTCTACCGTCCGCCCATGTGGACCATGGACCTGGCCAAGATCACCCTGGTCTGGATGGTGATGCTTGCGGCTGCTCCCGCATTGAAGCGTGGCGAGCACATGGCCATCGAGATTATCGTCAACAAGCTACCTGAAAACATGCGCTGGCTGGTCATCTGGCTGCGACGCATTGTGTTTGTCTGCGTGTTGGGTGCCATGATCATTCTGGGTTTCCAGTACGCTTACAAGCTGCGCATGCTGACCATCATGACCTTGGGCATCAAGAAAGCCATTCCGCTCCTGGCCATTCCCGTGGGCATGAGTCTGATGCTTCTGGAATATACGCTGGGGCAGTTCATCCCACCCGGCGCACCTGAGAACGAAAACCTCGAGGGGGGCACGTCATGA
- a CDS encoding M15 family metallopeptidase, producing the protein MNETIHTDGNHCAVLSVQDAPPIKAVEKPSWDTVFTTSVADCGEALVPLSLAPERYLVRPAYHAAGIPGALSECYARDGVRKRLLIAQDLLPSNLRLIILDTWRSVEVQTSLFTQCKASLKRVHSGLDDEALENMTSRFVALPSLDERRPSPHVTGGAVDLALATTDGSPLWFGASFDYPGPVSYTRHFEELLEQGETLDVRENEALHNRRLLHHVMLQAGFVNYHGEWWHYEYGTQRWAYIKGLDEAKYSVSKPNLNPFESFAQA; encoded by the coding sequence ATGAATGAGACCATCCATACCGACGGCAACCATTGCGCCGTCCTCTCCGTACAGGATGCGCCGCCGATCAAGGCGGTAGAGAAGCCCTCCTGGGATACCGTGTTCACCACATCCGTGGCTGATTGTGGCGAGGCGCTTGTGCCGTTGTCATTGGCACCGGAGCGGTATCTCGTGCGCCCGGCCTATCACGCTGCGGGTATCCCCGGGGCATTGTCCGAGTGTTATGCCCGTGACGGTGTCCGCAAGCGGCTGCTGATCGCACAGGATCTGTTGCCTTCAAACCTGCGCCTGATCATTCTGGATACCTGGCGAAGCGTGGAGGTCCAGACGTCGCTGTTCACCCAATGCAAGGCGTCTCTCAAACGTGTGCATTCAGGGCTGGACGATGAGGCCCTGGAAAACATGACTTCTCGGTTTGTGGCCCTGCCCAGTCTGGATGAACGGCGGCCTTCGCCGCACGTCACCGGTGGGGCTGTGGATTTGGCTTTGGCCACTACCGACGGGTCTCCTCTGTGGTTCGGCGCAAGCTTTGATTATCCCGGTCCCGTGTCCTACACGCGTCATTTCGAGGAACTCCTGGAACAGGGAGAGACTCTGGATGTGCGCGAGAACGAAGCCTTGCATAATCGCAGGTTGCTGCACCATGTCATGCTTCAGGCCGGATTCGTTAACTATCACGGCGAATGGTGGCATTACGAATATGGAACCCAGCGTTGGGCCTACATCAAGGGATTGGACGAGGCCAAGTACAGCGTGAGTAAACCGAACTTGAATCCATTCGAATCGTTTGCCCAAGCCTAA
- a CDS encoding AzlD family protein gives MTDATPMLTIAAMAAVTYLTRAAGLFITNRIRITPRAEAFLSAIPGAVLISIIAPAAFTQGPAEALAALGTLAVAAKTRNLPLSMGVGIGLVWALRQVL, from the coding sequence ATGACTGATGCCACCCCAATGCTGACCATCGCGGCCATGGCCGCAGTCACCTATCTGACCCGTGCGGCGGGCCTGTTCATTACCAACAGGATACGCATCACCCCCCGGGCCGAGGCCTTCCTGTCCGCCATCCCGGGAGCAGTGCTCATCTCCATCATCGCCCCGGCCGCCTTCACCCAGGGCCCTGCCGAGGCCCTAGCCGCATTGGGCACACTGGCTGTGGCAGCCAAGACCAGAAATCTGCCCCTATCCATGGGCGTGGGCATCGGTCTTGTCTGGGCCTTGCGCCAAGTGCTGTAA
- a CDS encoding TIGR04282 family arsenosugar biosynthesis glycosyltransferase, translated as MMPRKRLLILVKLPLPGLVKTRIAAQWGDDVAVQLYDAMVHDQLEAVADTDIPITLCHSPIAPLDAYRDWLGREHSFQLQEGDDLGQRMRHAFESAFSKGAEQLVLVGSDLPEISPKLLHEAFAALNTVGATLAPSDDGGYTLIGFSRRSFRPEAFESIPWSTPQVLAATVAALEGVGQSVHLLPELADLDTADDVLELTRRHTAGGPHRTLTLANRLLDNG; from the coding sequence ATGATGCCCCGAAAACGCCTGCTCATACTCGTCAAGCTTCCCCTGCCCGGACTGGTCAAAACTCGTATCGCCGCCCAATGGGGCGATGATGTCGCCGTGCAACTCTACGACGCCATGGTCCACGACCAGTTGGAGGCCGTAGCCGATACCGATATCCCCATCACCTTGTGCCACAGCCCCATCGCCCCGCTGGATGCCTACCGGGACTGGCTTGGACGTGAACATTCCTTTCAATTGCAGGAAGGCGACGACCTGGGGCAACGCATGCGTCACGCCTTTGAATCCGCTTTTTCCAAGGGAGCCGAGCAACTGGTGCTGGTGGGCAGCGACCTGCCCGAAATCAGCCCCAAACTCCTGCACGAGGCTTTTGCCGCTCTGAATACGGTTGGAGCCACGCTCGCCCCCAGTGATGATGGGGGCTACACCCTGATCGGATTTTCGCGCCGCAGCTTCCGCCCTGAGGCCTTTGAGTCCATTCCGTGGAGCACTCCGCAGGTCCTGGCCGCAACAGTGGCCGCCCTCGAGGGCGTGGGACAATCCGTGCACCTGCTGCCGGAATTGGCCGACCTAGATACCGCAGATGATGTTCTGGAGCTCACTCGCCGCCACACCGCAGGCGGACCACACAGGACACTCACCCTCGCGAACCGACTCCTCGACAACGGCTGA
- the purU gene encoding formyltetrahydrofolate deformylase, translated as MDHLKNIARLLITCPDKPGIVASVTNFLYSHGVNITTLDQYSTDAEGGNFFMRLEFQTPHMDISAPALEKAFAEVIAPKFEMQWHISYGANIKRTAILVSRFDHCLQELLWLYKRGKLDTEIAMVISNHPDLKEDVEAYGIPFHYIPVKKGDKGASEQAMLELMEGKVDLVVLARYMQILSGDFVSHFPQQIINIHHSFLPAFVGADPYRQAYEKGVKLIGATAHYVIEELDAGPIIEQDVARVSHRHSIEKMKDLGQDLERTILANAVKWYLEDRIILAGNKTIVFE; from the coding sequence ATGGATCATCTCAAGAACATCGCCCGGCTGCTGATCACCTGCCCGGACAAACCCGGCATTGTGGCCTCGGTGACCAATTTTCTTTATTCCCACGGGGTAAACATCACCACTCTGGACCAGTATTCCACAGACGCTGAAGGCGGAAATTTCTTCATGCGCCTGGAATTCCAGACCCCACACATGGACATCTCGGCCCCAGCCCTGGAAAAGGCCTTCGCCGAAGTCATCGCCCCCAAATTCGAAATGCAATGGCACATCAGCTACGGTGCCAATATCAAGCGCACGGCCATCCTGGTCTCCAGATTCGACCACTGCCTGCAGGAACTGCTCTGGCTCTACAAACGCGGCAAGCTGGACACCGAAATCGCCATGGTCATCAGCAATCACCCGGACCTGAAGGAAGATGTGGAGGCCTACGGCATTCCCTTCCACTACATCCCGGTCAAAAAGGGCGACAAGGGGGCCAGCGAGCAAGCCATGCTGGAGCTCATGGAAGGCAAGGTGGATCTGGTGGTGCTGGCCCGCTACATGCAAATCCTATCCGGGGACTTCGTCTCCCATTTCCCGCAGCAGATCATCAATATCCACCACTCATTCCTGCCCGCCTTCGTGGGAGCGGACCCGTATCGTCAGGCCTACGAAAAGGGCGTCAAGCTCATCGGAGCCACCGCTCACTATGTGATCGAGGAACTGGATGCCGGGCCCATCATCGAACAGGACGTGGCGCGAGTCTCCCATCGCCACAGCATTGAAAAGATGAAGGACCTGGGACAGGACCTTGAACGCACCATCCTGGCCAACGCCGTGAAATGGTACTTGGAAGACCGCATCATTCTGGCGGGCAACAAGACCATCGTCTTCGAATAG
- a CDS encoding TIGR04283 family arsenosugar biosynthesis glycosyltransferase, whose protein sequence is MDHPLISIIIPVLHEAQGINALVQQVRDLPTPGPLEVLVVDGAPEADTLAALTADAIPLSSPAGRARQMNYGAMRTRGDILLFLHADTRLPERALHLVDESLAHKAVAGAFSLGFSQKAGTGLKFIAAAANARTWLTRVPYGDQAQFFRRSYFLRRGGYAEIPLMEDIELMERIHRRGDHIALLSEAVTTSHRRWQQEGTIRCTARNLAIRTLYHFGVSPERLAHFYRFGKQ, encoded by the coding sequence ATGGATCATCCTCTTATTTCCATAATCATTCCCGTGCTGCACGAGGCCCAGGGCATCAACGCCCTGGTCCAGCAAGTGCGTGACCTGCCGACACCGGGACCACTGGAAGTTCTGGTGGTGGACGGGGCCCCCGAGGCCGACACCCTCGCGGCACTCACGGCAGATGCGATCCCCCTGTCCTCCCCTGCAGGGCGGGCCAGACAGATGAATTATGGTGCCATGCGCACCAGAGGGGACATCCTGCTGTTCCTGCACGCAGACACCCGCCTGCCCGAACGCGCCCTGCATCTGGTGGATGAATCCCTGGCCCACAAGGCCGTGGCCGGGGCCTTCTCTCTGGGTTTTTCCCAAAAGGCCGGAACCGGGCTCAAATTCATCGCAGCCGCAGCCAACGCACGCACCTGGCTGACGCGTGTACCCTATGGCGATCAGGCCCAGTTTTTCCGGCGCAGCTATTTTCTACGACGCGGGGGATATGCAGAAATTCCGTTGATGGAAGATATTGAGCTCATGGAGCGCATTCACAGGCGGGGGGATCACATCGCCCTGCTCTCCGAAGCCGTCACCACCTCGCACCGCCGTTGGCAGCAGGAGGGAACCATCCGCTGCACGGCCCGCAATCTCGCAATCCGCACGCTGTATCATTTCGGGGTTTCCCCCGAGCGCCTGGCTCACTTCTATCGCTTTGGAAAACAATGA
- a CDS encoding zinc metalloprotease HtpX, whose amino-acid sequence MTSQLKTALLLSLLTGLLILIGGAMGGRGGLVIAFILAMVMNVGSYWYSDKVVLSMYKARLLGPGDAPGLHAMVQELSANAGIPMPRIALIPQQAPNAFATGRNPENAVVAVTEGIMRLLTPEELKGVLAHEIGHIANRDILIQSVAGVLAGVIMYVASMIKWAALFGMGGNSDDEGGNPIAALALAFIAPVAAMLIQMAISRSREYLADASGARYSGTPSQLASALNKISNYAQQAPMQGGNEATAHMFIINPFMGGAAKWFSTHPPVEERVRRLMEMERR is encoded by the coding sequence ATGACGAGCCAGTTGAAAACAGCCCTGTTGCTGAGTCTGCTGACAGGGTTGCTCATACTTATCGGCGGCGCCATGGGTGGCCGCGGGGGGCTGGTGATCGCCTTTATTCTGGCCATGGTCATGAATGTGGGCAGTTACTGGTATTCCGACAAGGTTGTGCTCTCCATGTACAAGGCCCGGTTGCTGGGCCCTGGAGACGCACCCGGGCTGCACGCCATGGTTCAGGAATTGTCCGCCAATGCAGGCATCCCCATGCCACGCATTGCGCTGATTCCCCAGCAGGCCCCCAATGCCTTTGCCACCGGACGCAACCCGGAGAATGCGGTGGTTGCCGTAACCGAGGGCATCATGCGCCTATTGACCCCCGAAGAACTCAAAGGGGTGCTGGCCCATGAAATCGGGCACATCGCCAACCGCGATATCCTGATTCAGAGTGTGGCCGGAGTGCTGGCCGGTGTGATCATGTACGTGGCGTCCATGATCAAGTGGGCGGCCCTGTTCGGCATGGGTGGCAATAGCGATGATGAGGGCGGCAATCCCATTGCTGCGCTTGCCTTGGCCTTTATCGCGCCCGTGGCGGCCATGCTGATCCAGATGGCCATTTCCCGCTCCCGCGAATATCTGGCCGATGCATCGGGGGCGCGTTACAGCGGCACCCCGAGCCAGTTGGCCTCGGCCTTGAACAAGATTTCAAACTACGCCCAGCAGGCCCCCATGCAGGGTGGGAATGAAGCCACGGCGCACATGTTCATTATCAATCCCTTCATGGGCGGCGCAGCCAAATGGTTCAGCACCCACCCCCCGGTGGAGGAGCGTGTCCGTCGGTTGATGGAAATGGAGCGCCGCTAG
- a CDS encoding pyridoxamine 5'-phosphate oxidase family protein, with translation MIDRKPNREITDQEELQYVLERSKILRLGLCADNEPYVVPMNYGIGEGCLYLHSSQKGKKADMLRANPRVCFEMETDVALIEADAPCGFTMRFRSIVGYGTAAFLENAEEKLAGLKIIMAHYSDTTFKDGDFLEKALAKTAVIRLDIESMRGAKHGWNG, from the coding sequence ATGATCGATCGCAAGCCAAATCGTGAAATCACAGACCAGGAAGAACTGCAATATGTGCTCGAACGGTCCAAGATCCTGCGTCTTGGCCTGTGCGCGGATAACGAACCCTATGTGGTGCCCATGAACTACGGCATCGGCGAGGGTTGTCTGTATCTGCACTCGTCGCAAAAGGGGAAAAAGGCCGACATGCTGCGCGCCAACCCCAGAGTCTGCTTTGAGATGGAAACGGATGTGGCATTGATCGAGGCCGACGCTCCCTGTGGCTTTACCATGCGTTTCCGCAGCATCGTGGGCTACGGTACAGCAGCCTTTCTGGAAAACGCGGAGGAGAAACTGGCGGGCCTGAAAATCATCATGGCCCATTATTCGGACACCACCTTCAAGGACGGGGACTTTCTGGAAAAGGCCCTGGCCAAGACCGCCGTCATTCGCCTGGACATTGAATCCATGCGCGGCGCAAAACACGGATGGAACGGCTAA